The Lycium barbarum isolate Lr01 chromosome 9, ASM1917538v2, whole genome shotgun sequence genome has a segment encoding these proteins:
- the LOC132608840 gene encoding uncharacterized protein LOC132608840, producing the protein MENRNMDKDGPNKEEQAEENSCLSTGSIKELEPQHLLRLGNPHFTGNCTQKLFFHSSLGLQNKLPKHIITFDERYFLRCLELIHIHSTCNFSSNMQILSKSSGSTEVRNENICTNNGNLAIECPQAVGTESYVPDSSEEWILGAITGSKSMLNILKSPLLNQLESVNKENIHDSEEATVFSDFMSSPGGPEYQVYGSEHVHRRVLSVSSTTTSTCSDQSCLSAAAPISQGMLQRRWKNGLPHYIFSVDGKKDVYTADLLKIDSPDDKFLDYVYTFHSRPEGKKERALRESHLVGKMTVSTSVTLSSTKLEIMETRFVVFGSMDQYMNEIQASHILRKNNKRLAKKVTDVFRTSQSYKQRSLSQFGGTSAILEDASWTPSIDMYDDYHSCGNALLDQQIPPNFELAAIVMRDPIFDNSKETETGGWGMKFLKKSPTETKNAPPGSRGNSECSTSMDVIVPTGFHGGPRSIHAGPSSLLERWSSGGHCDCGGWDVGCPLTVLKTGNEASSQTTSGECQTFDLYIQGSKQCAPVMKMSNIHDGLYYIHFHSTLSALQSFAIAAAFIHRHSPFLRPKLYRK; encoded by the exons ATGGAAAACAGAAACATGGACAAGGATGGCCCTAACAAGGAAGAACAGGCAGAGGAGAATAGTTGTTTGTCGACAGGATCAATAAAAGAGTTAGAACCACAGCACTTACTTAGACTAGGAAACCCACATTTTACTGGAAATTGCACTCAGAAATTGTTCTTTCATAGTTCTCTTGGCTTACAAAATAAGCTTCCGAAGCATATAATAACTTTCGACGAAAGATATTTCCTTCGCTGCCTTGAATTGATACACATCCATTCCACATGCAATTTCTCTTCAAACATGCAAATCTTATCAAAGAGTTCAGGTTCTACAGAGGTTAGAAACGAAAATATCTGCACAAATAATGGCAATCTGGCGATTGAATGTCCTCAAGCTGTGGGGACCGAGAGTTATGTCCCCGACTCTTCTGAGGAGTGGATTCTTGGTGCAATAACTGGTAGTAAGAGTATGCTGAACATTTTAAAAAGTCCTTTACTTAATCAGTTGGAATCTGTCAACAAGGAAAATATACATGATAGTGAAGAAGCCACAGTTTTTTCTGATTTCATGAGCTCTCCTGGTGGTCCAGAATATCAGGTATATGGATCTGAGCACGTACACAGAAGGGTTCTTTCTGTATCTAGTACTACAACTTCGACATGCTCGGACCAATCTTGTCTTTCAGCAGCTGCCCCTATTTCTCAAGGAATGCTCCAGAGGAGATGGAAAAACGGTTTACCACATTACATCTTTTCCGTAGATGGTAAAAAGGATGTGTATACAGCTGATTTGCTGAAGATTGACTCGCCTGATGATAAGTTTCTGGATTATGTTTACACATTTCATTCAAGACCAGAAGGCAAAAAGGAACGTGCCTTAAGGGAATCACATCTTGTAGGTAAAATGACGGTGTCAACTTCAGTTACACTTAGCTCAACCAAGTTGGAGATTATGGAGACCCGATTTGTTGTGTTTGGTTCCATGGATCAATATATGAATGAGATACAAGCAAGTCATATCCTGAGGAAGAACAACAAAAGACTGGCAAAGAAAGTAACAGATGTGTTCAGAACTAGTCAGTCTTATAAGCAGAGAAGCTTATCCCAGTTTGGCGGAACAAGTGCCATTCTTGAAGATGCTTCTTGGACGCCATCGATAGATATGTATGATGATTACCATTCATGCGGCAATGCTCTTCTAGATCAACAAATCCCGCCAAATTTTGAGTTGGCTGCCATTGTTATGAGAGATCCTATTTTTGACAACTCTAAGGAGACAGAGACGGGTGGCTGGGGTATGAAGTTTCTCAAGAAATCCCCAACTGAAACTAAAAATGCACCTCCTGGTTCACGTGGTAACAGTGAATGCTCAACCAGCATGGATGTTATAGTTCCAACTGGTTTTCATGGTGGGCCTAGAAGCATACATGCTGGGCCGTCAAGCCTGTTGGAGCGGTGGAGCTCCGGTGGGCACTGTGATTGTGGAGGCTGGGATGTCGGGTGCCCCCTCACAGTTCTTAAAACTGGAAATGAAGCTTCATCACAAACTACATCCGGAGAATGCCAAACTTTTGATCTCTATATACAG GGTTCAAAACAATGTGCACCAGTCATGAAAATGTCAAATATTCATGATGGTTTGTATTACATCCATTTTCATTCGACTCTATCAGCTTTGCAGTCCTTTGCCATAGCTGCTGCTTTCATTCATAGACATAGTCCTTTTCTACGACCGAAACTGTACAGGAAGTGA